CCTCCCTCACATCACTACGGCTATTTTGCAATTGGGGAAGCAACTTCATAAAGAGGAAAAGAGCCGCTATATCGTTACACAGATAGACAGGGCACTCAAGGCACTCAACGGTATCGTAACAGGAAAAAGAATACTTATGGTCATCGGTCACAATACCTCTCTGGTCGGAAATATCTTCGTGGTAGGCCAGAACCTCTACCTCAATGATATCATCAACGCTTCCGGCAACACCAACGCTCTGCAATCTGCACGCAAAGGACAGCCCATTCTTAACATAGAGAATCTCATTGCCGCCAATCCAGACATCGTTATTCTTCTTGTACACGATATGAAAAAAAGCGGCCTCAGTAAGAATGACCTCATCCAACCCTGGCTGGAACTGCCCATTACCGCAGTGAAAAATCGCGACATTTATATTATTGACAAAGAGTATACCGGTATCCCCAGTGACCGTCTGATCTATTTTTTGCAGGATTTTAAAAAGATATTGACCCATGTTAACAATCACCAACTACAATAGTGATATCCTCAGAGACATCTCCTTTTCACTCAGGAGGGGCAGACATCTTACTATCCTGGGTGCCAACGGTACAGGTAAGACCACCCTTGCCAAAGTTCTTGCCGGGCTCATTCCGACAGAGAGTGTCTGCATTGAAGGTATTTCTCCCTCCAGAGTCTATGGCAAGAAACGGGCCGAATGTATCAATTACATACCTGCAAAACTGGAAATCTATGATGATTACCTGCTGGTGGAAGACTTTCTTTCCCTGGCACAGTTCGAATCCCAAATCACCACTGACACTACACTGCAGAAGCTCGGCATAAGCCATCTCATGGGCAAACCGTGCAAAACGCTTAGTTCCGGAGAATCACAGATGCTTCTTATCGCTTCTGCACTGATGCATCAAGCAGATTTCACCATCTTCGATGAGCCTACCGCCAATCTTGACCCAATACGGATGCGGTTGCTTTTTACACTGCTCCAAGAGGACACAACACTAAAAAGCAAGATCATCATCACCCACAATCTTGACCTTGCCTACCGCCTGGACTTTGATATCCTTTTCCTACATGAGGGCAAGATAGCCTTTGAAGGCAGCGCCAAAGCCTTCTTCTCCCAGCCACAGCTTGATACGTTCTACGGTGGTGCAGTCAAGAATCTCGGTAACCACGTGGTAGTGTCATTATGAAAAGAGTTCTACTTGTATCAGGTTTTCTGATCCTTCTTTTTGCACCTTTTTTTGGAGAGATCAAGCTTACACTCTCAAGCCTTTGGGACACTCACAGTCTCGAACATCAGGTCTTTTTCCAAATACGCCTGCCACGTGTACTGCTGGCCTTCTTCGTAGGCGGTATTCTCTCTTTGGGCGGTATGGTCTTCCAGGTGGTCTTCCGCAATCCCATGAGCACACCATTTACTCTCGGTGTTGCCAGCGGTGCCACACTTTTCACTGCTGCGGCCATTGTGATGGGCTTCTCTTTTCTTTCACCATTGTTTGCCTTTGCAGGGGCGGTACTGACCGTACTGATACTCTTTGGGGTCGCTTCACGCTTCAAAGGATACGATCCGACCTCTTTACTACTTGTAGGCATTGCCCTTTCGTTCTTCTATGCAGCAGCACTAATGCTGATGTTCTACCTCTCATCACTCCAGGAGAGCTACGAGATAATGCGCTTTACGATGGGAAGCCTCGATGTAGTCGGCTACCGCAACATTCTGCTTCTGGCATTCACTTCCCTGCTGCTTGTATGGCTTGTCATTGTCTACCGTATGCCACTGCGTGCCCTGCTGACCTCTTATGAGTTTGCTTTCATGCAGGGCATCCATGTCAGACGTGTCAGCTACATCCTGCTTCTGGGCGTATCTCTGGCCGTGGGGGTTGCTGTCAGCCTGACAGGCCCTATCGGTTTTGTCGGACTTATCATTCCGCACATACTGCTGCGTATCTATCGCCAAAGTACCGACAGGATCATCATGCCCGTTTTCTTTTACGGAGGTGTATTCCTGGTCCTTTCCGACCTCATTGCCCGCAATCTCGGTAACACTGATCTGCCTATTGGAGTGGTTACCTCCTTTCTGGGAGCGCCATTCTTCATCTATATTTTGCTCAAAAGGAATACAGCATGATCCTCTCATCACCATACTACCGTCTCAAGTATAAAGGGTTCTCATGAAACGCTTCTCTTTCCAGGATGCCAAGGTTCTTGAAGAGATCATCAAGGCCAGACGTGACGTAAGGGGCAACCACTTTACCAGTGAGCCGGTCACTCAGGCAGAGATAGATACTATACTCTCTGCGGCCCATTATGCACCTTCCGTAGGTTACTCCCAGCCATGGAAATTCATTGTCATCACCGATAAAATCATACAGGATGCCGTCTACAAAAATTATGAACACACTTACAAAAAAAGCAAAAAGAAGTTCAAATACCGTCCCATGTACAAAGAACTGAAACTCGAAGCACTGAGAGAGACTTCTGTGCATATTGCCGTTTTCTATCATAATCAGGGAGGCAATATCCTCGGCCAGACTTCGCAGTCCGATACCGGACGCTATAGTGTAGCCACCGCCATACAAAATATGTGGCTGATGGCACGTGCCATGAATATCGGTATCGGATGGGTCAGCATCCTTACACCAAAGAAGATACGCAAACTGCTTGGTATGGGAAAAGCCTATGAACTGGTCGGCTATCTCTGTGTCGGAAAAGTCAGTACATTTCTCAAGGAGCCGGAACTCAAGCTCAAAAAATGGCAAGAAAAGAAAAAAAGGAGTCAAACCGTACTGCATATGGATGGTAGGACACAACGGGGATCGGTAGAAGCGATCAAGACTATTACAGGGGACAAAAGCTTCCTGCATCCTCTTGTGGACAAAAAAGCCACCTTCATGCTTGCCATGAGCAATACCAAAACAGCAAAGATAAAAGGTATCTCACAGGCAGGACTTCCAGGACTGCTGCACCTGACCCCGACACTCGATGCGGAGTTCCTCTCCCGGGGGAAACTCAAAAGCCTCAAAAAACTGCCCAAAACAAAAAATGGTATTCCCACACCGGCACTTATTAGCCGTGCCATACATCTGCTGTACCCTTACGGACACATCGAAGCCATGGACCTTGGGTTGAAAATACCACCAAAGTTAAAATGCCCACAATACCGTTTTGATATTAAACCTTCAGGCTCCATTGACAAAGGGGCAAATATCGAGGCAAGAACACTGTTTGAAAAAGGTATGGCATTTGGCAGGAGTTATCAATGCAAAGAGCATTATCTTATTTTGGGAGAGTCTGTCCCTTCAGGAACCACTACAGCAGCAGCAAGTGCATTAGCACTAGGCTATCATGCCAGATCACTCTTCTCTTCGAGCTTCAAAAATGTACCCAAAAATATAAAAAAAAGGACTATTGACAAAGCCCTCTCCAAGATAAAAGAAAAGACCGATCCCTTTGACATCCTAAGCTCTGTGGGTGACAATATGCTTATATTTATTGCAGGGTTCATATTGGGGGTCAACAGTCGCTTCCCCCTTATCCTTGCCGGAGGGACACAAATGGCTGCCGTACTGCTTGTGGCCGATACACTTGCCAAGCACCTCGATATAAAAATAGACAGCTCGCAACTTGCGCTGTGTACCACCAAATGGGTAGCAGAGGATCCAAATTCAGATATCGATGCACTTTTGCATATGCTTGATTTCCCCATCAATGCCTATTATGCCGATTTTACTTTCTCTTTAAGCCATCACCCGCTTCTCAAGCTGTATGACAAAGGAGAGGCAAAAGAGGGGGTCGGTGCCGGTGGTGCTTTGGTATATGGTATGCTAAACGGGTTGACACCCGCAGAGATCACCAGACAGGTGGAGGGACTGCTCCCATGAAATTCCTTTACTTTGGCGGACAGAAATCAGGGAAAAGCCTGCTTGCAGAACAGAAGGCACTCAACCTTGCAGGGAACACCAGGCCCTACTACATCGCTACCTACGACAATAGTTACGGTGATGACGAGATGCAAAAGCGCATCACGACACACCAAGAACAGCGTAAAAAGAAGTTCACGACCATCGAAGAGACGCTATACCCAAGTATACATATACAACAGGAAGGGACCTACCTCATCGACTGTATGAGTATGTGGATACTCAATACGATATCATGGAACTTTGAAGATGTTCTGGCCGAAGTGAAAACACTCTACGAGGCAAAAGCAAATATTGTCTTCGTACTCAACGATGTAAACTCGGGCATCATACCCATCGACGGCATAAGCAGAGAGTACGTGGACCGTTCTGGCATTGTAGGACAGAAGCTTGCACAGCTGTGTGATACTGTTTATGAAGTGAGACTGGGTCTGGAGCACAAACTGAAATGACACGCTATCAACATGGTGGAGACATTGCAGCATTTGCCAGAGCCTGCGGATGCTCTCGGGGTGAAGTCATCGACCTCTCTTCTAACATCAACTTCGTTAAACCACACATCAGTACAGACTTCAATACATTGCAAATCGCTCCCTACCCCAACTATGATGCGCTCTATAATGCCATTGCATCTCATTACAGCGTAGAGTCTACCACCCTGGAACTTTTTAACGGTGGCAGCAGTGCCATATTCTCCTTCTTTCGGGAACTCTCAACCGCAATATCTGTATGCACAATCTATTCACCTGCCTATCTCGAATACAAAAAAGCAGCCACTCTTTTTGGATACAGGCTCCACCTTATCGACAGGTTCACGCACCTGGACACAAAGATACCAGGAGAAAGCCTTGTAATCTTTGTTAACCCTGCTACCCCAGATGGAAAATTCTATGACATGGAACCCCTGCTTGAGATGTGGCACGCCCAAGAGTGCCTCGTGCTCATAGACGAATCATTCATAGAATTCACGTCTCATCCTTCAGCGACCAGGTTCCTGAAACAGTACCCCAACCTCACCATCCTCAAGTCAATGACCAAGTTTTTCGGTGCGGCAGGCATACGTATGGGCACACTCATTTCACACCCGGACAACATTACCAGACTGAGGGCGAAAGAACCGTTGTGGAAACTCTCGGCCTTCGACAGTACCTACATACAGCTTGCCCTGAAAGACAGCGGTTTCAAGGAACGTTCGGACAGAGAAAACCACCTTGCCAGAACATTCCTTCTCGACAGTCTTGAAAACAGCCCGCTCGTAGAGAAGATCTACCCCTCAGAAGCGAACTACATACTTGTCAGACTCCACATCAGTACCGGGGAATTCCAGCAGAAACTTATCACGCACAGGCTATTGGTACGCAACTGCATGAACTTCGACGGACTGGACGACCATCATGTACGCATTGCCGTTAAAAGCATTGGAGAACTCAGACAGCTGAAAGAGGTGCTCCATGCATAACTTCAGTATCTTTGGCAGCAGTTCAGATGCAGGGAAAAGTACACTCACCTGGGTCATCGGACGAATTTTACAGGAAGCAGGCTACAGCATTGCCCCTTTCAAGGCACAGAATGTCTCCAACAATGCACACGTTGCGGATGACGGTTCCGAAATAGCCGTTGCGCAGTATTTTCAGGCAAAAGCACTCGGGGTATCAACCTCATGGCACAACAATCCCATTTTACTCAAGTCCGGTCAGGGCTCGTCCGCTTCACTCATTGTAAGCGGCAAGAGCATTGCAGACAAAGATGTCAGAGCCTACTACCGGGAACTCGACAGCCTCAAACCCGTTGTCAAAGAAGCCTTTGAATGGCTTGATGCGCGTTATGATATAGTCATCGCTGAGGGAGCAGGTTCCCCGGTAGAGCTCAACCTGATGGATAAGGATCTCTCCAATATCTTCATTGCTACTGAGTTCAATACCCGCATCATCCTCGTAGCCGACATTGAAAAAGGTGGTGTTTTCGCTTCGATATACGGGGTTTACAATTTACTGCCAAAGCAGCTGAAAGAAAATGTCATAGGCGTCATTATCAATAAGTTCAGGGGTGATATCAGCCTCTTTGACGAGGGCATACACATCATTGAAAAGGAGTTTGGTATCCCGGTACTCGGTGTCCTCCCCTACCTGCCGTTCAACCTCGGCTTTGAGGACTCGCAGAGTCTGACAGGGTACACCCAGGACTGTACCCGATCCACTAGACACGTTGCCGTCATCGCCTACCCAACCATGAGCAACTACACCGATTTTGAACCGCTACTGGCCGACCCAAACACCTGTGTGGAGTTTATAAAGGCCAATGTCAACCTCTCCGGTTTTGAGTGTATTATACTTCCCGGTTCCAAACGCGTCATCGATGATCTCCGATGGCTCAAACACAACAGCCTCTTTTCACAGCTACAGCGACATTACAAAGAAGGAAAGATACATCTCATCGGTATCTGCGGCGGGTATCAGATGATGTTTGAACATATCCAGGATAAAGAGGGTGTGGAGGCAAATGGATCGGCAAATGAAGAGGCACTTGGTTTTATAGACGACACCATCGTTTTCAGGAAAGAAAAGGTTCTTGAACGCTGCAATGATACCTACGAGATACACCATGGTATTTCAAAAAAGTATCCGGACGGATACAAAAAAGGCAAACTCTACGGTACTTTTTCACACGGACTGTTCATCGATGACTGGTTCAAGACGTACGAGCAGGAGCAGATCAAAGCTTTTACCCAGAAAATGAAAGCACATCTGGACACTGAAAGGATCATACAAAATGTATGTTGACACCAGCATTATCGCCTATCTTTTCGACCGGGTATTCGGTGAATTCAACTTTATCCGCCATCCTGTCGTACTGATGGGAGATTATATTTTATGGTTTGAAAAACGGTTTTATCAAAGCTCAGTTATTCGTGGGATATGGCTTGCCGTATCACTTGTGGCGGTAGTGTTTTCTCTCTCCTGCGGGGTACAATATTTGCTGTCAGAATGGCTACACCCTACTCTGCAAATACTTGTATCCGGCATCATTGGTTCCGTAACCATTGCTTCCAAAATGCTGTATGACTCTGTCAAAGATATTATTGTCAATCCACAAGACATTAACTATCTTGTGAGTCGTGATACGAAACATCTCAGCGCTTCAGATATCCACAGAGCCGCAATTGAAACCTATGCGGAAAATCTCTCCGACGGAGTCATTGCTCCCTTTTTATATCTACTGATTTTTGGAATTCCCGGAGCATTTGTCTATAAATCCATCAATACACTTGATTCTATGGTAGGCTATAAAAACAAACGGTATGAAAAGTTTGGTAAATTTTCAGCACGGCTTGATGATATTGCCAACTATATCCCTGCAAGAATTACCGCTATTTTGATTACACTTGTGATGCCAAAAAACAAAAATTCAGTAAAAAATATACCCCTCTACAGATTTTACCGATATGGCAGACGGCATGACAGTCCCAATGCCGGACACCCTATTGCTGCCATGGCACTCTCTCTTGGCATTAAACTTGGTGGACCTGCTTCCTATTTTGGAAAGATCAAAAAGAAAGCATGGTTTGGAGAAGGCAGAGAATCGATCACGGAAAATGACATTACCCGGGCACTCTCTTTTCAACGACGTTTCAATATACTTTTCCTTTTATGTTCAGGATTACTTTTATGGGTATAAAAACCGCCATAACACATGCAGACCTGCCAGACAGATACAGACATTTGGAACTCATCCCTACAGTAAACGGTATTATGGAAAGTGTCTATCTTTTAAGCCATCTCTATGTGCTTAAAATTTTCAAAAATACAATTTCATACTCAACCATAGAAAATGAAACAGCCCTTCTCTGGGCTCTTGATGGTTTCCCTGTGCCAAAAGTGGTCGATCAGTTCACCATCAACACTCATCCTGCAATCGTCTATACACAAATACCCGGAACAAGTATTGTTAAGCCAGGCACTAGACATATCAAAGAAATTGCCCTTTTTCTCAAGGCATTTCATACAAAAAGCCAACATATCAAACTCCCCTTCCGCCTGGAAAAATATAGCAGGACATCACTTCAAGAAATGATAGATACACTACAGGATCCATTGATGGATCACTACTTTCACACTATTGATATCTCTTTAAAAAATGAGGGGATCATTCATGGAGACCTGTTCCCCGATAACTGCAAATTCAACAAAGACAGATTAAGCGGTGTCTTTGATTTTTCCGACAGTGCACTTGGAGATTTTCACTTTGATCTGGCCGTAGTCGCTGTAGGATGGTGCTTTGAGGGTACCACACTCTGCATCCACAAAGTCTCTATACTGCTGAAGTACTATGGCTCTCCACTGGATATGACTGCTTTCAAAACCTATATACGCTATGCACTGCTCTATTATGCTACGACCAGATATATCAGCGATCAAAACTACACAGAGCTGCTGCAGCGACTGAAAGGTATCCTATGAAACACGACAAGCCAGAGAGCAGAAAGTCTTCTGTAAAAGATCTCTATACAGGGCTGAAGTTCGCTTTCTCCTACTTCTCCATACTGCCTGTGCGTCTCAAGACAGCCGATGATCCAAGTTCTTCCGGTGCATTAGGTGCAATGCTGTTTTTCTTTCCGCTTGTCGGTATGGTTCTGGGACTGCTTGTTATCGGGCTGTTCTATCTGCTCTCACCCCTTGGCTGGTATGCTGCGGTGTTCTCTTCCGTTACCTATATGATACTTTACGGATTTTTACATACTGAAGCTGTAATGGATGTGGCAGATGCCATTTATGCTTCCCACAGCGGAAAAAATGCCTATGAGACAATTAAAAAACCTGATGTAGGAGCTATGGGTGTACTCTGGGGAATTGCCGTAGTATTCTTAAAAACCTCCGGAATTACTTTTTTACTGTTACACCATCTCTTTTCTCTGTTTCTCTCAGTACTTATCGTCAGCCGCCTGGCACTGTTGATGCTCTTTTATACACAGACATTCAGATCTACATTTTTAACACAGCTTAAAAAAGCATTTTCTCCGATATATTTTACTACTGCA
This DNA window, taken from Sulfurovum lithotrophicum, encodes the following:
- a CDS encoding adenosylcobinamide-GDP ribazoletransferase; this encodes MKHDKPESRKSSVKDLYTGLKFAFSYFSILPVRLKTADDPSSSGALGAMLFFFPLVGMVLGLLVIGLFYLLSPLGWYAAVFSSVTYMILYGFLHTEAVMDVADAIYASHSGKNAYETIKKPDVGAMGVLWGIAVVFLKTSGITFLLLHHLFSLFLSVLIVSRLALLMLFYTQTFRSTFLTQLKKAFSPIYFTTAFFLFTTGSLLAIGMHFILLLSFGLMIAWFITKTLQKKLGFINGDVLGTTLESVEILLFVTGVLLWL
- a CDS encoding ABC transporter substrate-binding protein, which codes for MKYVLLSCLSVLAIAQERIVTLSPAINEIVYALGAGDMVVGNTTYSTYPEASKHVAKVGGYFSPDLEKILALHPTIVFMQPNNRKLLAQLEKLGIQTRIIPIDSLPHITTAILQLGKQLHKEEKSRYIVTQIDRALKALNGIVTGKRILMVIGHNTSLVGNIFVVGQNLYLNDIINASGNTNALQSARKGQPILNIENLIAANPDIVILLVHDMKKSGLSKNDLIQPWLELPITAVKNRDIYIIDKEYTGIPSDRLIYFLQDFKKILTHVNNHQLQ
- the cobT gene encoding nicotinate mononucleotide-dependent phosphoribosyltransferase CobT, coding for MKRFSFQDAKVLEEIIKARRDVRGNHFTSEPVTQAEIDTILSAAHYAPSVGYSQPWKFIVITDKIIQDAVYKNYEHTYKKSKKKFKYRPMYKELKLEALRETSVHIAVFYHNQGGNILGQTSQSDTGRYSVATAIQNMWLMARAMNIGIGWVSILTPKKIRKLLGMGKAYELVGYLCVGKVSTFLKEPELKLKKWQEKKKRSQTVLHMDGRTQRGSVEAIKTITGDKSFLHPLVDKKATFMLAMSNTKTAKIKGISQAGLPGLLHLTPTLDAEFLSRGKLKSLKKLPKTKNGIPTPALISRAIHLLYPYGHIEAMDLGLKIPPKLKCPQYRFDIKPSGSIDKGANIEARTLFEKGMAFGRSYQCKEHYLILGESVPSGTTTAAASALALGYHARSLFSSSFKNVPKNIKKRTIDKALSKIKEKTDPFDILSSVGDNMLIFIAGFILGVNSRFPLILAGGTQMAAVLLVADTLAKHLDIKIDSSQLALCTTKWVAEDPNSDIDALLHMLDFPINAYYADFTFSLSHHPLLKLYDKGEAKEGVGAGGALVYGMLNGLTPAEITRQVEGLLP
- a CDS encoding cobyric acid synthase encodes the protein MHNFSIFGSSSDAGKSTLTWVIGRILQEAGYSIAPFKAQNVSNNAHVADDGSEIAVAQYFQAKALGVSTSWHNNPILLKSGQGSSASLIVSGKSIADKDVRAYYRELDSLKPVVKEAFEWLDARYDIVIAEGAGSPVELNLMDKDLSNIFIATEFNTRIILVADIEKGGVFASIYGVYNLLPKQLKENVIGVIINKFRGDISLFDEGIHIIEKEFGIPVLGVLPYLPFNLGFEDSQSLTGYTQDCTRSTRHVAVIAYPTMSNYTDFEPLLADPNTCVEFIKANVNLSGFECIILPGSKRVIDDLRWLKHNSLFSQLQRHYKEGKIHLIGICGGYQMMFEHIQDKEGVEANGSANEEALGFIDDTIVFRKEKVLERCNDTYEIHHGISKKYPDGYKKGKLYGTFSHGLFIDDWFKTYEQEQIKAFTQKMKAHLDTERIIQNVC
- a CDS encoding FecCD family ABC transporter permease; this encodes MKRVLLVSGFLILLFAPFFGEIKLTLSSLWDTHSLEHQVFFQIRLPRVLLAFFVGGILSLGGMVFQVVFRNPMSTPFTLGVASGATLFTAAAIVMGFSFLSPLFAFAGAVLTVLILFGVASRFKGYDPTSLLLVGIALSFFYAAALMLMFYLSSLQESYEIMRFTMGSLDVVGYRNILLLAFTSLLLVWLVIVYRMPLRALLTSYEFAFMQGIHVRRVSYILLLGVSLAVGVAVSLTGPIGFVGLIIPHILLRIYRQSTDRIIMPVFFYGGVFLVLSDLIARNLGNTDLPIGVVTSFLGAPFFIYILLKRNTA
- the cbiB gene encoding adenosylcobinamide-phosphate synthase CbiB, with product MYVDTSIIAYLFDRVFGEFNFIRHPVVLMGDYILWFEKRFYQSSVIRGIWLAVSLVAVVFSLSCGVQYLLSEWLHPTLQILVSGIIGSVTIASKMLYDSVKDIIVNPQDINYLVSRDTKHLSASDIHRAAIETYAENLSDGVIAPFLYLLIFGIPGAFVYKSINTLDSMVGYKNKRYEKFGKFSARLDDIANYIPARITAILITLVMPKNKNSVKNIPLYRFYRYGRRHDSPNAGHPIAAMALSLGIKLGGPASYFGKIKKKAWFGEGRESITENDITRALSFQRRFNILFLLCSGLLLWV
- a CDS encoding phosphotransferase — encoded protein: MGIKTAITHADLPDRYRHLELIPTVNGIMESVYLLSHLYVLKIFKNTISYSTIENETALLWALDGFPVPKVVDQFTINTHPAIVYTQIPGTSIVKPGTRHIKEIALFLKAFHTKSQHIKLPFRLEKYSRTSLQEMIDTLQDPLMDHYFHTIDISLKNEGIIHGDLFPDNCKFNKDRLSGVFDFSDSALGDFHFDLAVVAVGWCFEGTTLCIHKVSILLKYYGSPLDMTAFKTYIRYALLYYATTRYISDQNYTELLQRLKGIL
- a CDS encoding aminotransferase class I/II-fold pyridoxal phosphate-dependent enzyme; translated protein: MTRYQHGGDIAAFARACGCSRGEVIDLSSNINFVKPHISTDFNTLQIAPYPNYDALYNAIASHYSVESTTLELFNGGSSAIFSFFRELSTAISVCTIYSPAYLEYKKAATLFGYRLHLIDRFTHLDTKIPGESLVIFVNPATPDGKFYDMEPLLEMWHAQECLVLIDESFIEFTSHPSATRFLKQYPNLTILKSMTKFFGAAGIRMGTLISHPDNITRLRAKEPLWKLSAFDSTYIQLALKDSGFKERSDRENHLARTFLLDSLENSPLVEKIYPSEANYILVRLHISTGEFQQKLITHRLLVRNCMNFDGLDDHHVRIAVKSIGELRQLKEVLHA
- a CDS encoding bifunctional adenosylcobinamide kinase/adenosylcobinamide-phosphate guanylyltransferase gives rise to the protein MKFLYFGGQKSGKSLLAEQKALNLAGNTRPYYIATYDNSYGDDEMQKRITTHQEQRKKKFTTIEETLYPSIHIQQEGTYLIDCMSMWILNTISWNFEDVLAEVKTLYEAKANIVFVLNDVNSGIIPIDGISREYVDRSGIVGQKLAQLCDTVYEVRLGLEHKLK
- a CDS encoding ATP-binding cassette domain-containing protein, with the protein product MLTITNYNSDILRDISFSLRRGRHLTILGANGTGKTTLAKVLAGLIPTESVCIEGISPSRVYGKKRAECINYIPAKLEIYDDYLLVEDFLSLAQFESQITTDTTLQKLGISHLMGKPCKTLSSGESQMLLIASALMHQADFTIFDEPTANLDPIRMRLLFTLLQEDTTLKSKIIITHNLDLAYRLDFDILFLHEGKIAFEGSAKAFFSQPQLDTFYGGAVKNLGNHVVVSL